The following nucleotide sequence is from Nitratidesulfovibrio termitidis HI1.
CCGCTGGTGGCCCTGAACGTGGCCGGGCTGGACGACGCGGTGTTTGCCGACACGCTGTTCGGTCACGTGCGCGGGGCCTTCACCGGGGCGGACGCGCCGCGCCGGGGGCTGGTGGAAGAGGCGGCGGACGGCACGCTGTTCCTCGACGAGATCGGCGATTTGTCCATCGCCTCGCAGGTCAAGCTGCTGCGCCTGCTGCAAGAGGGCGAATACTACCCGCTGGGCAGCGATCAGCCGCGCAGGCTGTGCGCCCGCGTCATTGCCGCCACCCACGCGGACCTTGCCGCAAGCGAGCGGGAAGGGCGCTTCCGGCGCGACCTGTTCTTTCGCCTGCGCACCCACCATGTGGCCGTGCCGCCCCTGCGCGAGCGGCCTGAAGACATTGCCCCGCTGCTGGACCATTTTCTGGGCGAGGCGGCGGCAGCCATGGGCAAGCGCAAACCCACCCCGCCGCCGGAACTGGCCGCGCTGCTGGCCGCGTATCCCTTCCCCGGCAACGTGCGCGAACTGGCGGCCATGGCCTACGACGCGGTCAGCCTGCACACCGGGCGCATGCTGTCCATGGACGCCTTCAAGCGGCACATCGGCACGCCGGAAGCGGCAACCGCCATGGCCGTTGCCGTGGCGGAGGGCGACAACCCCTTTGCCGGGCTGCCCACCCTGCCCAGCTTTGCCCAGGCGGAGCGGCTGCTGCTGGACGAGGCCATGGCCCGTTCCGGCGGGCGGCAGACCCTGGCCGCGCGGCTGCTGGGGGTCACCCAGTCCGCCCTGTCCAAGCGCCTGAAGGCACAACGCCGCGACGACGACGCCAGCTGACGCATTCCCCCGCCATTCTTCCCTTTCATCTGCGCCATCGGATTTCCCCGCCGCCGTGTCCCGGCGATGGGGTATTCCGAATGGCATGGCATGCCGTTGGGCAAGCCGCGCCGATACGGCGTGAACGCTTGCCTTTTCCGTTTTCGGCGGAATTCCATTCCATGCGGCATACCCCTTCGTGCCTTTCCTCCTTCTGATTTGTTCAAATAATCACATTGATTCTACATTGTTGCCGGAACGCTTCGGGCTGGCATCGTACCTGCTTTGGGTGTTGCGACCACAGACGGGCGGATGGGCTGCATCGTCCCGCCGTGGCGCGCGTGGCATGGGGTCGCGCGTGGCAACGAACGAAGAAGGAGTGCGTATGCAACAGGCTGGTGCAATCAAGACCGCCGCGCGGCGGGGGCTGTCCGGCGTGCTGAAGCTGGCCGCGGCATGGGCCGTGGCGCTGGGCGTGGCTGTTTCTCCCGCCACCCCTGCGTGGGCAGCGGGAGACTCGGTGCCGCTGACCTACGAAGGGGCCAGCACCGTCGGCGGGGTAATCCTGCCGGAGGCCACAAAGCTGTTCACGGCAAAGTCGGGCGTGCAGTTCGGCGCCATCGGCACCGCCGGTGCGGGCGCGGGCTTCAAGGCGGTGGTGGCGGGCAAGGTGTCGTTCGGCGGCCTGGCCAGCGAACCCACCGCGCAGGAAAAGGCCCAGCTCACCGACATCGTGGTCATCGGCTACGACGTCATGGGCGTGTTCGTGCACGGCGCGAACCCCATCAAGGGCCTGAGCATGACCCAGCTCAAGGACATCTTTTCCGGCAAGGCCACCAACTGGAAGGACGTGGGCGGGGCCGACGCCCCGATCACCGTGTACAGCGAAAAGCTGGACGGGGGCCGGGCCACGGTGAAGGCCTTCAAGTCCATGGTGCTGGGCGACACCCCCTACGGCCCGGTGAAGGAACTGGACGACGCCACCGACTGCGTGGCCGACGTGGTGAAGGACGCCGGGGGCATTACCGCCGCATCCATGTCCTTTGCCCTGCCCGGCGCGGTGGCCGTGCCCGTGAACGGCGCCAGGCCCGATGCGGCTGGCGTGCGCTCCGGGGCCTACCCGCTGAAGCGTCCCCTTTCGCTCATCGCCGTCAATCCGTCCGCCGACGTCAAGGCGTTCTTCGAATTCATGCTCACGCCCCCGGCGCAGGCCGTGGTGGCGAAGTCGTTCGTTCCCGCGAAGTAGGGGCAAATCGTTTTTTTGCTCGTTGGCGTCGTCAAACTTCGCCTGCCATAGCTCTGCTGTCCTTATCCGTAAGGTTCGCTTCACTCACCTAACGGCTAAGGCTCGGTTGAATACGATAAGAGTATGCGCCCTCATGGCAGGCTTGTTTTCCTCGCCAACAAACAAAAATCCTGATTTGGCCTCACTCGCATGATCGACGACACATCCCCGTGCAACCGACAACACAAG
It contains:
- a CDS encoding substrate-binding domain-containing protein; its protein translation is MQQAGAIKTAARRGLSGVLKLAAAWAVALGVAVSPATPAWAAGDSVPLTYEGASTVGGVILPEATKLFTAKSGVQFGAIGTAGAGAGFKAVVAGKVSFGGLASEPTAQEKAQLTDIVVIGYDVMGVFVHGANPIKGLSMTQLKDIFSGKATNWKDVGGADAPITVYSEKLDGGRATVKAFKSMVLGDTPYGPVKELDDATDCVADVVKDAGGITAASMSFALPGAVAVPVNGARPDAAGVRSGAYPLKRPLSLIAVNPSADVKAFFEFMLTPPAQAVVAKSFVPAK
- a CDS encoding sigma-54-dependent transcriptional regulator; the protein is MSGYCPNTPESLAAPGILLVDDEADWLASMTLLLEFSAGLSDVRACQDSRQVMDILDAGGIGLVLLDLTMPHVSGADLLAAIAERHPDVCCIVLSGMNQLTTAVECMRLGAYDYYVKTDDESRIVGGILRAMHMLELRAENREVASRLVSGQLRQPEAFAAIHTRSAAMHAIFAYIEAVARSPRPLLVTGESGVGKESLVRAAHELSGRRGPLVALNVAGLDDAVFADTLFGHVRGAFTGADAPRRGLVEEAADGTLFLDEIGDLSIASQVKLLRLLQEGEYYPLGSDQPRRLCARVIAATHADLAASEREGRFRRDLFFRLRTHHVAVPPLRERPEDIAPLLDHFLGEAAAAMGKRKPTPPPELAALLAAYPFPGNVRELAAMAYDAVSLHTGRMLSMDAFKRHIGTPEAATAMAVAVAEGDNPFAGLPTLPSFAQAERLLLDEAMARSGGRQTLAARLLGVTQSALSKRLKAQRRDDDAS